One Brachybacterium aquaticum genomic region harbors:
- a CDS encoding 1-acyl-sn-glycerol-3-phosphate acyltransferase has translation MLRQLIARAFWALGPWKLVVERVPDRPTIFIGAPHTSNWDFVFMLAIGWRLRVKLRWLGKHTLFTGWKGPVMRALGGIPVDRRDPSRVLDEVISEVHAGKVFGLVITPDGTRSGHTHWKSGFYRIARATGLPVTLGFVDRTTMTTGLGPTFDLTGDVRADMDRIRAFFADESGYLPENRVEPRLREEEGAAEDGTGPAPTGDGPAPTEDGPTA, from the coding sequence ATGCTCCGTCAGCTCATCGCCCGTGCGTTCTGGGCCCTGGGACCGTGGAAGCTCGTCGTCGAGCGGGTCCCGGACCGACCCACGATCTTCATCGGCGCCCCGCACACCTCCAACTGGGACTTCGTGTTCATGCTCGCGATCGGGTGGCGCCTGCGCGTGAAGCTGCGCTGGCTGGGCAAGCACACGCTGTTCACCGGCTGGAAGGGCCCGGTCATGCGCGCCCTCGGCGGGATCCCGGTGGACCGCCGCGACCCGAGCCGCGTGCTCGACGAGGTGATCTCCGAGGTCCATGCCGGAAAGGTGTTCGGCCTGGTCATCACGCCCGACGGCACCCGCAGCGGGCACACGCACTGGAAGTCCGGCTTCTACCGGATCGCGCGGGCGACGGGACTGCCGGTGACGCTCGGCTTCGTGGACCGCACCACCATGACCACGGGACTGGGCCCCACCTTCGACCTCACCGGCGACGTCCGCGCGGACATGGACCGCATCCGCGCGTTCTTCGCCGACGAGTCCGGCTACCTCCCCGAGAACCGGGTCGAGCCGCGGCTGCGGGAGGAGGAGGGCGCCGCCGAGGACGGCACCGGACCGGCTCCCACTGGGGACGGACCGGCTC